One window of the Prosthecobacter dejongeii genome contains the following:
- a CDS encoding hybrid sensor histidine kinase/response regulator, whose amino-acid sequence MNPPPLANYHVLYVDDEEKALHYFRQMFEDEFIIHTASNAADGYRILENYGPQIGVLLTDQRMPGESGVELMDRARRLHPNLVRILVTAFTDYQTAVKAVNEGRAYRYLHKPLDPEQLAAVLRQGMEYYETLQEREGLLTQNAENIRTTLMADRVAGMGIMAEGLNHHLRNALTVVRAFIDLAPMKLMEEIDARPPRDPNFWVETQHQAQAQIERIQTLLNHLAHASHARKLNRQDTVSLPALLEETLNTYIGHFQEKNIRVEFDISPTLPPLLVHEERFRQLWRLLFIEEITHLHPGDRVVVRARMERDASGQEQAVMVLTDNGGWGAQDRAANLFDPFFTRSRKPDDFGVNMMACYVTLHLHGGSIEAKRLEPQGLELTMRLPLDPNQSTQEANDFFLHATQHEQRWQKREELAA is encoded by the coding sequence ATGAATCCCCCCCCTTTAGCTAACTACCACGTGCTCTACGTGGATGATGAGGAGAAAGCGCTCCATTACTTCAGACAGATGTTTGAGGATGAATTCATCATCCACACCGCCAGCAATGCCGCCGATGGTTACCGCATTCTAGAAAATTACGGTCCGCAGATCGGTGTGTTGCTGACAGACCAACGCATGCCTGGAGAAAGCGGGGTCGAACTGATGGACCGTGCCCGTAGGCTGCACCCCAATCTTGTTCGCATTCTCGTCACCGCATTTACCGATTACCAAACTGCGGTGAAAGCAGTCAATGAAGGACGCGCTTACCGTTACCTACACAAGCCCCTGGACCCTGAGCAACTGGCCGCAGTGCTACGCCAGGGGATGGAATATTACGAGACCCTGCAAGAGCGCGAAGGTCTGCTAACTCAAAATGCGGAAAACATCCGCACAACTTTGATGGCAGACCGAGTCGCAGGCATGGGCATCATGGCTGAAGGACTGAATCACCACCTGCGCAATGCACTCACCGTCGTCCGGGCCTTCATTGACTTAGCGCCGATGAAGCTGATGGAAGAGATTGACGCGAGGCCCCCGCGCGATCCAAATTTTTGGGTCGAAACACAGCATCAGGCACAAGCACAGATTGAGCGGATCCAGACCCTGCTGAACCACTTGGCCCACGCCTCCCACGCACGGAAACTGAATCGGCAAGATACGGTGTCTCTCCCAGCTTTGCTTGAGGAGACTTTAAACACTTACATCGGCCATTTTCAGGAGAAAAACATTCGGGTGGAGTTCGATATCTCCCCTACCCTCCCTCCGCTATTGGTACATGAGGAGCGATTCCGCCAACTTTGGCGCCTACTTTTCATTGAGGAGATCACCCACCTGCATCCGGGAGATCGTGTGGTGGTGAGGGCCCGCATGGAAAGAGATGCCTCCGGACAAGAGCAGGCGGTGATGGTCCTCACAGACAATGGCGGATGGGGGGCCCAAGACCGAGCCGCAAACTTGTTCGATCCCTTTTTCACCCGCAGTCGCAAGCCTGATGACTTTGGTGTCAACATGATGGCCTGCTACGTCACCCTTCACCTGCATGGCGGCAGCATCGAGGCCAAGCGATTAGAACCTCAAGGACTTGAGCTCACCATGCGATTACCGCTGGATCCCAACCAAAGCACTCAGGAGGCCAACGATTTTTTTCTTCACGCCACCCAGCATGAGCAGCGGTGGCAGAAACGAGAAGAACTGGCGGCTTAG
- a CDS encoding DUF1802 family protein codes for MLSPSSVGFKEWAYVCDSLVQGVQSLILRKGGIHEGRGGFEWKHRQFFLFPTWFHTQSERLTWSPDGAGSFPPEEERTSVDVDGFATLEQVWKVTDWAQMEAIAPLHIWKEEIVKERFIYDEESCLHVALVRAYKLPKRWSFPYSKSYGGCRSWVNLPEEGLALADQATPAIGNAEWEDIAAKLRSVLGV; via the coding sequence ATGCTTTCTCCTTCTTCGGTCGGATTTAAAGAGTGGGCCTATGTCTGCGATTCCTTGGTTCAGGGAGTGCAATCTCTGATTTTACGCAAAGGCGGCATTCATGAGGGCCGCGGTGGTTTCGAGTGGAAGCATCGGCAGTTTTTTCTTTTCCCGACCTGGTTTCATACGCAGTCCGAGCGACTCACTTGGTCCCCTGACGGGGCAGGTTCCTTTCCCCCAGAAGAAGAGCGAACGAGTGTGGATGTGGATGGGTTTGCTACGCTAGAGCAGGTATGGAAAGTCACTGACTGGGCGCAGATGGAGGCCATCGCTCCTCTGCATATTTGGAAGGAAGAAATCGTCAAAGAGCGCTTTATTTACGATGAGGAGAGTTGCCTGCATGTGGCCCTCGTGCGTGCCTACAAGTTGCCCAAGCGCTGGTCCTTTCCCTATTCGAAGAGTTATGGGGGATGTCGCTCTTGGGTCAATCTACCTGAGGAGGGTTTAGCACTTGCGGATCAAGCAACGCCCGCCATCGGGAATGCTGAGTGGGAAGATATAGCTGCAAAGCTACGCTCAGTTTTGGGGGTGTAG
- a CDS encoding rhodanese-like domain-containing protein — MPPVELPLEVSVDDTSYLLNRPGTPPPRVVDCREEDEWQICRIEGAELVPLSQFGELAAQRFTDPAEHIIIYCHHGMRSQRAAGWLRQHGFTQAQSMRGGIDAWADLVEPEMARY; from the coding sequence ATGCCTCCTGTAGAACTGCCTCTCGAAGTCAGTGTGGATGATACCAGTTACCTTCTGAATCGTCCCGGTACCCCTCCACCTCGAGTGGTGGATTGCCGCGAGGAGGATGAATGGCAGATCTGCCGTATCGAAGGAGCGGAGCTAGTGCCACTCTCTCAGTTCGGAGAACTGGCAGCACAACGTTTTACCGATCCTGCTGAACACATCATCATCTACTGCCACCACGGCATGCGCAGTCAGCGTGCCGCGGGGTGGCTACGCCAGCATGGGTTTACGCAGGCGCAGTCCATGCGCGGCGGCATTGATGCCTGGGCGGATTTGGTGGAGCCTGAGATGGCTCGTTATTGA
- a CDS encoding L,D-transpeptidase family protein — translation MTLAALRSFALGSLAAVLASCTTPSGPQGQTQYLEAFAPTSVPHSALYNQDMDSYWDGDGMAGAPSIVIDISDQKAYFYKGSSLAGVSALSTGDEKHATTLGRFKITQKDQWHKSNLYGDFVDGAGNVVVANVDVTKDKAPPGTRFEGSKMHHFMRFVGGIGMHEGFLPGYPASHGCVRMPPHMAAIFYNNVTQGTPVTVRP, via the coding sequence ATGACCCTAGCCGCCCTCCGCTCGTTTGCCCTTGGTTCTCTGGCCGCTGTTTTGGCTTCCTGCACCACTCCTTCGGGACCGCAGGGGCAGACTCAATATTTGGAAGCCTTCGCTCCTACCTCAGTGCCTCATTCGGCATTGTATAATCAGGACATGGATTCCTACTGGGATGGCGACGGCATGGCGGGTGCGCCTAGCATCGTGATTGATATCAGCGACCAAAAAGCCTATTTTTACAAAGGCAGTTCTCTCGCAGGCGTATCTGCCCTTTCCACAGGGGATGAGAAGCATGCGACCACCCTGGGGCGATTCAAAATCACGCAGAAAGATCAGTGGCATAAATCCAATCTCTACGGAGACTTTGTGGACGGCGCAGGCAATGTGGTGGTGGCAAACGTGGACGTAACCAAGGACAAAGCCCCTCCTGGGACACGTTTTGAAGGTTCCAAGATGCACCACTTCATGCGTTTCGTGGGCGGCATCGGCATGCATGAAGGTTTCCTTCCAGGCTACCCAGCGTCCCATGGTTGCGTGCGTATGCCCCCACACATGGCGGCTATTTTTTATAACAATGTCACGCAGGGCACTCCCGTGACGGTGCGCCCCTGA
- a CDS encoding metallophosphoesterase, whose amino-acid sequence MNRRRALKTLFCSSVALSLNLRTQAQAELAPGALHLLAIGDFGTGGQDQKIVAEAMKTFVGKEKLTPSGLWFIGDNVYGPTKGGFTVEAQRWKEEIEDMYPASLFPGPQWAVLGNHDYHDNPGGEQVQLAYAKKAGVRWHMPNKWYRVDVGSPTPLVTFLALDTNFPKISGGKDKKTGKPKTHMAAEEEAQQLEWLKLELAKPRAPFTVVVGHHPLYSNGSHKDTQPLIEQWGDLLQEHKVHAYLCGHDHDLQHLELEGKFTSFVLSGGGGARIRKLTNEARKMPYGKDIHGFTHLQVLPDALTITHLGVDGGVLHRFTKKLDGSVVM is encoded by the coding sequence ATGAATCGCCGCCGCGCTCTCAAGACGCTTTTCTGCTCCAGTGTTGCCCTTTCGCTGAATCTTCGCACTCAAGCCCAGGCTGAGCTTGCTCCAGGGGCGCTGCACCTTCTTGCCATCGGTGATTTCGGCACCGGAGGCCAGGACCAGAAAATCGTCGCTGAGGCGATGAAAACATTCGTGGGCAAAGAGAAACTCACTCCCTCAGGACTCTGGTTCATTGGCGACAATGTCTATGGCCCGACCAAAGGTGGTTTCACCGTGGAAGCGCAGCGCTGGAAAGAAGAGATCGAAGACATGTACCCAGCGAGCCTCTTCCCCGGCCCTCAATGGGCGGTCTTGGGGAACCATGACTACCATGACAATCCCGGGGGGGAACAGGTACAACTGGCCTATGCCAAAAAAGCCGGTGTGCGCTGGCACATGCCTAACAAATGGTATCGCGTGGATGTAGGCAGCCCAACTCCGCTGGTGACCTTCTTGGCCCTCGACACCAATTTCCCCAAAATCAGTGGCGGGAAGGACAAAAAAACAGGAAAACCGAAGACGCACATGGCCGCGGAGGAGGAGGCGCAGCAGCTCGAATGGCTCAAGCTTGAGCTGGCCAAACCACGTGCACCCTTCACGGTCGTTGTCGGTCATCATCCTCTTTATTCAAACGGTAGCCACAAAGACACTCAACCGCTCATCGAACAATGGGGAGATCTGCTGCAAGAACACAAAGTGCATGCCTATCTCTGCGGGCATGATCACGATCTCCAGCACCTCGAACTGGAAGGAAAATTCACCTCCTTCGTCCTTTCCGGCGGCGGTGGCGCACGCATTCGTAAGTTAACAAATGAAGCACGGAAAATGCCGTATGGGAAAGACATCCACGGTTTTACCCACCTGCAAGTCCTGCCAGATGCCCTCACCATCACCCACTTGGGTGTGGACGGCGGCGTGCTGCACCGTTTCACCAAGAAACTCGACGGCAGTGTGGTGATGTAA
- a CDS encoding DUF7453 family protein: MLFPCISEASHYRGGAASYSINSSGLVTVTVYTGWGSFVDTPFFQVYTGSGATGTSLGSMTLATAVNPFSTGTEFGGAAYTIRKDTFTFNLNGRAAGFYYAWWSSNNWVSGINNVPESTWSLELKIAYTPGQASAGPTMIPATIDIIGRGFPYTQNLNSQDPDGTPVTYQNLVGNAYPDYAPTSLMPGISVSASGTVGIPGTSTATMALGRWGYKIRVTDGSGGTAIRDVLVVAADPTATNVNRPPVLASIGPKTVNIGTSLNFTVTGNDPDAGQTLTLRSSALPTGATFPQTTGPSTGASSSFAWTPTAGQEGTYVVNFEVYDNASVTLIDSEEVTFTVTGSNNPPVLAAVGSKSVANGGTLTFNLSATDPDGHSITYQMFNGPAGATLSPAGAFSWTPTAGQNNTTYTGVTLRATDNGVPNLSDNETITITVGAGNNQPVTTATLSHNVTVGQNLSFVVSGSDVDLAQTLTLSANAGIPSGATFTTVSGLASAGVSSTFSWTPTSGQVGLTTVKFLTQDNGTPVLNQEITVTINVAAASPEIVLRGNGLTIDNGDMVPTTADHTSFGNVAVSSGSISRTFTIANTGTGALNLTGTAPNYVTLSGANAADFTVSTQPASSVVASGSTTFVVTFDPSSFGFKNATVSIANNDADENPYTFAITGGGADSELVVFGGTRSGNGILVADGASSTALETDDHIDYVNVTYLTPTTLSVSVRWFPSSSGSYTTTDGIHLKVFHFNGSTWNTLQSLNLNPGQFSVNTHTDLNFTFTLPSGSPTGTHHLRASIIDKSAAGDIMVGNYACESCGTAIGSGRHSDNADVFFDVVTGSPASSEIAITGNGNAIVDGSATAAVGNHTDFGNAGVTGSSVVRTFTIVNTGTAALNLSGTAPNYVTLSGATADFAVTAQPVTPVSALTGTTTFSITFDPASVGQKTATVTLLSDDADESPYTFTITGNGQAPLPIPSTLDDVVTAGNAPGADGTSNIGQFGVLRRGGFLAENGFLAFPGFLQGVPATSNSGLWKTGGGNLFLLARTGTTVPDVPSATFATLPEVPWISESGLVSFLASMTIGTGGVTTANDTGLWSEIGGGGLRLLLREDDDVPGMAGVKIGSFASGIYATASTGVNSGHAIVSVTFKGASTKSAVLRAQVSGATTTISVVAEESATAPGTTALYANVAGSFTDPGRMDAQGNFIFSALTTTSSKEGIWYQPVGSAVSKVFYAGETAPGTGGATFARLQRPSSGNNGVVAFRATLNRDGDNAANMRNDGIWRGTASTPASFTCILRRGDGSSVVSNLPVGSLVGNPWGGWLNNNNRGAWRAWLDVNGDGNSAAPTDVNAIFTDLSGAMQLALRVGDAAPGTTGATFSGFDLPIVGGNNQYAIIGNLAGGDAVTANNQGLWRSAPNGGALSLVFRKGASVVTTEGTKVVTKIDLPGSGQTDRRWEQPVMDSTGRIVVYVTFADGSTSQVIIP; the protein is encoded by the coding sequence ATGCTGTTTCCATGCATTTCAGAGGCATCTCACTACCGTGGAGGAGCGGCGTCTTACTCCATCAATTCGAGTGGCTTGGTAACGGTCACTGTTTACACAGGTTGGGGTAGTTTTGTAGATACGCCCTTTTTCCAAGTTTACACAGGATCTGGCGCCACGGGCACTTCACTGGGTTCAATGACTCTGGCAACAGCGGTCAACCCTTTCTCGACAGGCACTGAGTTTGGAGGGGCTGCCTACACCATTCGAAAAGACACTTTTACCTTCAATCTGAATGGCAGAGCTGCAGGTTTTTATTATGCTTGGTGGAGTAGCAACAACTGGGTGAGCGGTATCAACAATGTGCCTGAAAGCACCTGGTCATTGGAATTGAAGATTGCCTACACACCGGGGCAGGCCAGTGCGGGACCTACCATGATCCCTGCTACCATTGATATTATTGGACGAGGTTTCCCTTACACCCAGAACCTGAATAGCCAGGATCCAGATGGAACCCCTGTAACCTATCAAAATCTGGTGGGCAATGCCTACCCTGATTACGCTCCAACGAGCCTTATGCCAGGCATCAGTGTGAGCGCATCAGGCACCGTTGGCATTCCAGGTACCAGCACAGCCACCATGGCTCTTGGGCGCTGGGGTTACAAAATTCGTGTGACGGATGGCTCCGGTGGCACTGCTATTCGTGATGTTCTCGTAGTCGCAGCAGATCCCACTGCCACCAATGTTAACCGCCCGCCCGTACTTGCTTCCATCGGGCCAAAAACAGTCAACATCGGGACTTCTCTAAATTTCACGGTGACGGGGAACGATCCGGATGCTGGTCAGACTTTGACGCTCCGGTCCTCCGCTTTGCCGACAGGGGCGACTTTTCCTCAAACCACTGGACCTAGCACCGGTGCTTCTTCCTCCTTTGCCTGGACTCCGACAGCAGGTCAGGAAGGAACTTATGTGGTCAACTTTGAAGTTTACGACAATGCCTCCGTGACTCTGATTGATTCAGAGGAAGTCACTTTCACAGTTACGGGCAGCAACAATCCTCCGGTGCTGGCAGCCGTCGGCAGCAAATCTGTGGCCAACGGAGGCACTTTGACCTTCAATCTCTCTGCAACAGACCCTGATGGCCATAGTATCACTTATCAGATGTTTAATGGTCCTGCTGGAGCGACCTTAAGCCCCGCAGGCGCTTTTTCTTGGACTCCAACCGCTGGCCAGAACAACACCACATACACGGGGGTGACCTTGCGTGCCACGGACAATGGTGTGCCAAATCTCTCGGATAACGAGACCATTACCATCACCGTTGGAGCTGGCAACAACCAGCCGGTCACCACTGCAACGTTGTCCCACAATGTTACCGTTGGGCAAAACCTGAGTTTCGTGGTTTCTGGCTCGGATGTGGATCTGGCTCAGACCTTGACCCTCTCTGCCAATGCTGGCATTCCCTCGGGTGCCACCTTCACCACAGTTTCGGGCTTGGCGTCTGCAGGCGTGAGCAGCACTTTTTCTTGGACGCCTACCTCGGGTCAAGTGGGTCTTACCACCGTCAAATTCTTGACTCAGGACAATGGCACGCCGGTTCTTAACCAAGAGATTACAGTCACCATCAATGTAGCTGCTGCCTCTCCCGAAATCGTCTTGAGAGGTAATGGCCTCACCATCGACAATGGTGACATGGTGCCCACCACGGCGGATCACACCAGCTTTGGCAATGTGGCTGTTTCCAGCGGTTCCATTTCTAGAACATTTACGATCGCCAATACTGGTACAGGCGCTTTGAACCTAACTGGCACTGCTCCGAATTATGTCACCTTGAGCGGTGCCAATGCCGCCGATTTCACGGTCTCTACCCAGCCCGCCAGCTCGGTGGTAGCCAGCGGTAGCACGACCTTCGTCGTCACTTTTGATCCAAGCAGTTTCGGCTTTAAAAATGCCACGGTAAGCATCGCGAACAATGATGCCGATGAAAATCCTTACACCTTTGCCATCACAGGCGGCGGCGCCGATTCTGAGTTGGTGGTCTTTGGCGGCACTCGCTCGGGCAATGGCATCCTAGTGGCTGATGGAGCCAGCTCAACAGCCCTCGAAACAGACGATCACATTGATTATGTCAATGTCACCTACCTCACACCCACCACGCTCAGCGTTTCAGTTCGTTGGTTCCCTTCCAGTTCAGGTTCATACACCACCACAGATGGGATTCATTTGAAGGTATTCCACTTCAATGGCAGCACCTGGAATACTTTGCAGAGCTTAAACCTCAATCCGGGCCAGTTTTCCGTGAACACCCACACGGACTTAAATTTCACATTCACACTTCCCTCAGGTTCGCCAACTGGCACCCATCACCTGCGCGCCTCCATCATTGATAAGAGCGCTGCAGGGGACATCATGGTTGGGAATTATGCCTGTGAATCTTGTGGGACGGCAATAGGTTCAGGTCGTCATTCTGATAACGCAGATGTGTTCTTCGATGTCGTCACGGGCAGCCCCGCCAGCTCGGAGATTGCGATCACTGGCAATGGCAATGCGATTGTTGATGGCAGTGCCACGGCCGCCGTAGGCAATCACACAGATTTCGGCAATGCTGGAGTGACGGGCAGCAGTGTTGTCCGGACATTTACAATCGTAAATACGGGCACCGCTGCTTTAAACTTGAGTGGCACGGCTCCTAATTATGTCACTCTCAGCGGTGCCACGGCAGACTTTGCCGTTACCGCTCAGCCTGTCACTCCCGTATCCGCCCTGACGGGAACCACCACCTTCAGCATTACTTTTGATCCTGCCTCCGTTGGTCAGAAAACGGCCACGGTGACTCTTTTGAGCGACGATGCCGATGAGTCTCCCTACACTTTCACCATCACAGGGAACGGACAGGCTCCTTTGCCGATTCCTTCGACGCTTGATGATGTGGTTACCGCAGGCAACGCTCCTGGGGCAGATGGCACCTCGAACATTGGCCAATTCGGTGTGCTTCGGCGGGGTGGTTTCTTGGCTGAAAATGGCTTTTTAGCCTTTCCTGGCTTCCTTCAAGGGGTGCCTGCTACCAGCAATTCCGGTCTCTGGAAAACGGGAGGTGGAAATCTGTTTCTCCTCGCTCGCACAGGAACCACGGTGCCAGATGTACCCAGCGCTACCTTTGCGACCCTTCCTGAGGTGCCATGGATCAGTGAATCGGGTCTGGTCAGTTTCCTTGCGAGTATGACCATCGGCACTGGTGGGGTAACGACTGCTAATGACACCGGTCTCTGGAGCGAAATTGGTGGCGGGGGCTTGCGTCTCCTGCTCCGTGAAGATGACGATGTGCCCGGAATGGCCGGCGTCAAAATCGGTAGCTTTGCTTCGGGTATCTACGCCACGGCTAGCACCGGGGTGAATTCTGGCCACGCCATTGTGTCTGTGACGTTTAAAGGAGCGAGCACCAAGAGCGCTGTTCTGCGTGCCCAAGTCAGTGGTGCTACCACCACCATCAGCGTGGTGGCGGAAGAAAGCGCGACTGCTCCAGGCACAACCGCTTTGTATGCAAACGTGGCTGGTAGCTTCACGGACCCTGGCCGCATGGATGCGCAGGGCAATTTCATTTTCTCTGCTCTCACCACCACCAGCAGTAAAGAGGGCATCTGGTATCAGCCAGTGGGCAGTGCGGTATCGAAGGTCTTCTATGCGGGTGAAACGGCCCCCGGCACTGGCGGTGCTACCTTTGCGCGGCTCCAGCGCCCGTCTTCAGGCAATAACGGCGTTGTCGCTTTCCGTGCTACCTTGAACCGGGACGGTGACAATGCGGCCAACATGCGCAATGACGGCATCTGGCGGGGCACGGCTTCCACCCCGGCCAGTTTCACCTGCATCCTCCGCCGTGGGGATGGTTCTTCAGTTGTGTCAAACTTGCCCGTGGGCAGCCTCGTTGGGAATCCATGGGGTGGCTGGCTGAACAACAACAACCGTGGGGCCTGGAGAGCCTGGTTGGATGTCAATGGCGATGGGAATAGCGCAGCTCCGACGGATGTGAACGCCATCTTCACGGATCTGTCGGGAGCCATGCAGTTGGCTCTCCGGGTGGGTGATGCTGCCCCTGGGACAACGGGTGCGACCTTCAGTGGATTTGATCTGCCAATCGTCGGCGGCAATAACCAGTATGCCATCATCGGCAACCTGGCCGGCGGAGATGCCGTCACTGCCAACAACCAAGGGCTCTGGAGAAGTGCTCCGAATGGCGGTGCACTGTCCCTGGTGTTTCGTAAGGGCGCATCGGTGGTGACGACTGAAGGCACTAAAGTGGTGACGAAGATTGACCTACCAGGCTCTGGCCAGACGGACCGCCGTTGGGAGCAGCCTGTCATGGACAGCACTGGCCGGATAGTGGTGTATGTGACGTTTGCCGATGGCAGCACCAGCCAGGTGATCATCCCTTAA
- a CDS encoding SCO family protein gives MRLFAFIVLALLPSLRALAGEKSQNFQVLGTIRELRPETQEMIIKHEAIPGYMDAMVMPFTVKGTRWFKEVRPGDEVRFSLEVTDKEDRITHFEVLRRGKAQIQSHSAKVAKAKVGASFSFEDILLKDQEARVFEPAKLSGRPIVLSFFFTRCPSPEMCPLLMAKLGDFQKKLKARKGADASAVSILCVTIDPLNDSPQVLKSYAKACQADPKVWTFLTGSLPEIRRLASRCGADFWEDEGLINHTLRTLVIDSNGKIQRLYSDNRWTSEDLLEAIHDGEKR, from the coding sequence ATGCGTCTATTTGCTTTCATTGTCCTTGCACTGCTTCCCTCATTGCGTGCGCTTGCAGGTGAGAAATCACAAAATTTCCAGGTATTAGGCACCATTCGAGAGCTTCGCCCAGAGACTCAAGAGATGATCATCAAACATGAGGCCATTCCTGGTTACATGGATGCCATGGTGATGCCATTTACGGTGAAGGGCACTCGTTGGTTTAAGGAAGTGCGGCCCGGGGATGAGGTCCGCTTCAGCTTAGAGGTCACGGATAAGGAAGATCGCATCACTCATTTTGAGGTGCTGCGTCGTGGGAAAGCTCAGATTCAAAGTCACTCTGCGAAAGTGGCTAAAGCCAAAGTTGGAGCTTCCTTTTCTTTTGAAGATATTCTTTTGAAAGACCAAGAAGCAAGGGTGTTTGAGCCAGCAAAGCTATCTGGACGTCCCATCGTACTCAGCTTCTTTTTTACTCGCTGCCCATCCCCTGAAATGTGTCCTTTATTGATGGCAAAGCTGGGAGATTTCCAAAAAAAACTCAAGGCTCGCAAAGGTGCGGATGCGTCTGCTGTCAGCATACTTTGTGTCACGATAGATCCACTCAATGACAGCCCTCAAGTGCTGAAAAGTTATGCGAAGGCCTGTCAGGCCGACCCAAAGGTGTGGACATTTCTCACAGGTTCGCTTCCAGAAATCCGTCGTTTGGCCTCTCGCTGTGGGGCTGATTTCTGGGAAGATGAGGGACTCATCAACCACACCCTACGCACTCTAGTCATAGATTCGAACGGGAAGATCCAGCGTCTCTATTCAGACAATCGCTGGACTTCTGAAGATCTACTCGAAGCCATTCATGATGGTGAAAAGCGTTGA
- a CDS encoding thioredoxin family protein produces the protein MWKITLALSLLAAPLFACRLPFEPTLEAAMVKATARDQPILLLFTGSDWSLRSVTLDKELLENQTIEKILETSFILMMVDFPQRVKLASEQQRANTALAEKFQVSHFPTLISLRSDGSEIGRLEFHAATVESMAKILHDWLSRAGKTEKRN, from the coding sequence ATGTGGAAAATAACCCTGGCCCTCAGTTTACTAGCAGCACCCTTGTTTGCATGCAGGCTACCGTTCGAGCCCACTCTGGAAGCCGCCATGGTTAAAGCCACTGCTCGTGACCAACCTATTTTGCTGCTGTTCACGGGCTCTGACTGGAGCCTTCGAAGTGTCACCTTGGACAAAGAGCTTTTGGAAAACCAAACGATCGAAAAGATTCTCGAAACCTCTTTTATTCTAATGATGGTGGACTTTCCCCAGCGCGTTAAACTTGCGTCTGAGCAACAAAGAGCCAACACCGCACTCGCGGAAAAATTCCAGGTTTCCCATTTTCCGACCCTGATTTCTCTGCGATCTGATGGCAGCGAGATCGGTCGCCTAGAATTCCATGCCGCGACCGTCGAATCCATGGCGAAAATTCTGCATGATTGGCTGTCCAGAGCAGGGAAAACAGAAAAGCGGAACTAA
- the argB gene encoding acetylglutamate kinase, which yields MNEPQIQKADVLLEALPYMQGFRGCTFLIKVGGSAMEDPAVVDTFLKDVVFLEAVGINPVIVHGGGKAISKAMKDSGLEAKFINGMRVTDEETIKIVEQTLARVINPEIVNKINAFGGKAVGVPGTEVFTGEKMKGDLGWVGEVNDCKLGLIQAAVAGEFVPVVSPVARELASGKTLNVNADLAACALATRLKATKLIFLSDVRGVMRDPKDDDTLIPSLDPAGIENLKKEGIISGGMIPKVDSSLESLRGGVGKVHLIDGRIPHALILEIFTDVGIGTEIHL from the coding sequence ATGAACGAGCCCCAGATCCAGAAAGCCGATGTCCTCCTCGAAGCCCTCCCTTACATGCAGGGATTCCGAGGCTGCACGTTTCTGATCAAGGTGGGCGGCAGCGCCATGGAAGACCCAGCCGTGGTGGACACCTTCTTGAAAGACGTGGTGTTTCTGGAGGCTGTGGGCATCAATCCCGTCATCGTGCATGGCGGTGGCAAGGCCATTTCTAAAGCGATGAAGGATAGCGGCCTGGAGGCCAAGTTCATCAACGGCATGCGCGTGACGGATGAGGAGACCATCAAGATCGTGGAACAGACACTGGCGCGGGTGATCAACCCCGAGATCGTCAATAAGATCAATGCCTTTGGCGGCAAAGCCGTGGGCGTGCCTGGCACGGAAGTCTTCACGGGCGAAAAAATGAAAGGCGATCTCGGCTGGGTAGGTGAAGTGAACGACTGCAAGCTGGGCCTGATCCAGGCAGCCGTGGCGGGTGAATTTGTCCCCGTGGTGTCCCCGGTTGCCCGTGAGCTAGCCAGTGGCAAAACGTTAAACGTGAATGCTGACCTCGCTGCGTGTGCCCTAGCCACACGGCTAAAGGCGACCAAGCTGATCTTTTTGAGCGATGTGCGCGGCGTCATGCGCGATCCCAAGGATGACGACACTCTGATTCCGAGCCTGGACCCGGCCGGCATCGAAAACCTGAAGAAAGAAGGCATCATCAGTGGAGGCATGATCCCAAAGGTGGACTCTTCCTTGGAATCTCTCCGAGGAGGCGTGGGCAAGGTGCACCTCATTGACGGACGCATTCCCCACGCACTTATTTTGGAGATCTTCACGGACGTGGGGATCGGCACTGAAATTCATCTGTGA